The DNA sequence CCCTATAAAAATGTGAAAGAAATGTTGGAGGAAATTTCCAAAAATGGAACTCCGACAATTAAAAGAATTTATGCCGATTGGACGAAACCAACAGTTTCAGGCTGGAAGAATGTTCTTTTAGAAAACGCAATTACACCAATCCAACAATATAGTTACACGACGGGAAAAAACTCCAGTGACAGTGCCTTGATTATTGATGCGATGGATATTTTATATTCTGAAAAAGTAACGGGGTTTTGTATCGTTTCCAGTGACAGTGATTTCACTAGATTGGCGACAAGACTTCGAGAAGCGGGAATGATGGTGATGGGATTTGGCGAAAAGAAAACACCGAAACCTTTTATCTCTGCCTGCGATAAATTTATTTATCTGGAAATATTAAATGATACAGAAGATTCTGATAAAGATTCTGAAAAGGGGTCCGAAAATACAGTAAGTAAGAAAACGGAGAAACAAAAACGCAAAAAAGAGCCACTTAGTAAAGTTGATGGCAGAACCATTAAATTGATCACAGAAAGTATCAACGATTTAGGCGACGAAGATGGTTGGACTTTTCTAGGAAACTTAGGCAGTTTTATTATTAAAAAGAAACCTGACTTTGATCCGCGAAATTTCGGTTTCCCAAAACTATTACCTTTAATTAAAAGTATCGGTAAGATTGAAATTGATGAACGTGAAACCGGCGTGAACAATATCAGACATATTTATGTGAAAGTAAAATAATGAGATGAAATGTAATCTTTCGAAGATTTTTATTTCACGTTTTTTGAAAATAATTCGATTTATAGTTCTCGCAGATTTAGCAGATTAATTCAAATGATAAATTGTAATTAATGATCTGCTAAATCACCTAGATCCGCGGGAGTAAATACAGATATTGAAAGTTTTATAATTTCCGACGGGAATCTTAATGCTCTTCACTTCTTAATTGAAAGCTTAATGGTTTATTTTCATTCATTTTTAAACTTAAGTTTTTAAGATAGTTATCAATATTTTAAAACAAAAGAAACGCATCCCAAAAAGATGCGTTTCTCTATTTATATTTTTAAAAAAATTAGGCGTTGTAATTTTTCACTAAGCCTTTCACAATTTTAATAACGTTCGGCATTGCTTTATCAGCAGCTTGCAAAACTTCTTCGTGAGAAACGGTGAAAGCGATTTCCGGTCCGCCAACATCGGTAATAATGGAAATTCCGAAACAATCCATTCCCTGATGTTTAGCGATAATCACTTCAGGAACGGTGCTCATTCCAACAGCGTCTCCACCGATGGCGCGAATCATTCCATATTCAGCCGGAGTTTCGAAAGTTGGACCTTGTAAAGCGACATAACAACCTTGATGCGCTTTGATGCCTAAATCTTTGGCAACGTTTGCAGCGACTTCAATCATTTTTTTATTGTAAGGCTCGCTCATATCCACAAATCGTGGGCCCATTTCATCTATATTTTTACCACGCAATGGATGTTCCGGCATCATGTTGATGTGATCATTTATAATCATTACATCAGCAACATTAAAGTCCGGATGTACACCACCGGCAGCATTTGATAAAATTAAATTTTTAATTCCTAATAAATGAAAAACTCTGAAAGGGAAAACAACGGTTTGGATATCGTGACCTTCATAATAATGAAATCGGCCACTCATCATCAATACTTTTTTACCTTCAAGTATTCCGTAGATTAATTGTCCGCCATGTCCCGCAACGGTTGTTTGAGGGAAATTGGGAATTTCGGGATATTCTAAAATGTGAATCGGTTCTACTTCATCTTTTAGTTTTCCTAAACCTGAACCTAAAACGATTGCAAAATCAGGAGTGTCCAGAATAATGTTTTTGATAAAACTTGCAGTCTCTTTAATTTTTTCTAACATAATCTAATATGATTTGATTAAAATCTTCCTTTCTGTCGATGTTCACATTGATAGGCCAATAGTATACAAGATCTCTAAGGTAATCAAAAGTTTTCAGTCTTACATAGTCTTTTTCAGTAGTAAGAATGAGTTTATATTCGCCGAGTTTCTTATATTCTGCAATGATATTTTTAATATCCTGATCCGTAAAATTGTGATGATCGCGGAACTTTAAATGTTTTACTTTTTGAGAAAAACGAGCCAGATGTTTCAACAAAGGTTTCGGGTTTGCAATTCCGGTAATTAACAAAATATCGTAGTAGTCCAGATTATTATCAGGAAGCATTTTGTTTCTTGAATAAACATTTTCATCATAACCAATACTCGAAAAGAAAACTTTTTGGTAATGTTGAGGTTTGATTCTCGAAATGTAATATTGCTTTTTCTCGTCGGTTAAATCTTCCGGGCATTTAGAAACCATAATAATCTGAGCGCGTCTTGCTCCACTTCTGCTTTCACGTAAATCTCCAGCAGGTAAAAGAAAATCTTTGAAATATGGATCATTATAATCCGTCATCAGAATATTAAACCCAGGTTTTATGGCTCGGTGTTGATAAGCGTCGTCTAATAATAAGACGTTCAAATCCATATCGCCAATCATCTTTTTTGCACCAGGAACCCTTTCTTCAGAAACGCCAATAACAAAACGGTTTTTGTAGCGTTCAAAAAGTTGCATCGCTTCATCACCAACGGTTTTGTAATTGCTGTCGTAATTCGTGATTCCGTAACCTTTAGTTACTCGTCCATAACCACGGGATAATACTCCTGTTCGGTAATGCTTGGATAGTAAATCTGCGATATACATCACCATAGGCGATTTTCCGCTGCCACCCACGGAGAGATTTCCGACATTAATTATCGGAGTTTTAAATGTGGTCGATTTATAGATTCCCCAGTCATACATTACATTTCTAATGGCAGTTGCCAAATGATAACCTAGGGAAAAAGGGTAGAGGTACCATCTTTTCATAGCTGACAAAATTACGTTTTTTTACGAGTAAAGGAAATAGTAAAAACCTCATTTTTATCACTTTCTTATTTTTAATGAATGATATAAATTTTCTAATTATAACCGTGGTTTTTAAACAATTTGCTTAATTTTGCTTCCATAGTTTTACCTCATGAGCAAAAAAAATGTCGCCGTGGTGATGGGCGGATATTCTGACGAATATAAAGTTTCCCTAAAAAGTGGTCAATTAATTTTCGATTCGCTGGATCGTGATCTTTATAATGTGTATAAAGTGGTCATTCTTAAAGAGGAATGGTATTTCCTCGATGATCGTGGTGAAAAATCATCCATTAATAAAGCTGATTTTTCTGTAAGTTTAAGCAGTGGATTTAAAGTAAAGTTTGATGCCTGCTTTAATATTATTCACGGACGACCTGGCGAAAATGGCGAACTTCAAGCGTATTGGAATACCATCGGACAAAAATATACCGGTTGCGATTTCTATCAAAGTGCCTTAACTTTTAATAAAAAAGATACTTTAGCCGTACTTTCAAAATACGGAATTCCATCAGCGAAAAGTATTTATTTAAGACATGGTGAAGAAATTAATGAAGATCAAATTATCAAAGAATTAGGCTTGCCTCTTTTTGTAAAACCGAATCAGTCTGGCTCCTCTTTAGGGATTTCAAAAGTAAAACAACAATCAGAATTAAAGAAAGCTTTGGAATTTGCTTTTGCAGAAGATGAAGAAATTTTAATTGAAAGTTTCCTTGATGGAATGGAAGTTTCTGTCGGCGTTGTTGATTTTAACAATGAAACAATTGTTTTGGGAATTACTGAAATTGTACCTTTCAAAGAATTTTTCGATTATGAAGCCAAATACGAAGGAGCTTCGGAAGAAATTACACCAGCCAGAATAGATGACGAAACTCGTAAAAGAGTTGAAGAGATTTCGAAACGGGCTTACGAAGCCTTAGGAATGAGCGGCTTCTCAAGAAGTGAATTCATCATTATGAACGGAATTCCTTACATGCTTGAAATGAATACCAATCCTGGATTTTCACCAGCTTCAATTCTTCCGCAACAGGCAAAAATTTATGGAATTTCCATTAAAGATTTGTGCGGAAATGAAGTCGAAAAAGCCTTAGCGAAAAAATAAATAAAAACTTTTCTATTTTAGATTTAAAAATTATTTTCATCTAAAATTTATAATTCAAAATCTAAAATCATTTATGAGAGTTGCAGTTTTCCCGGGTTCATTCGATCCTATCACGCTTGGTCATTATGATATTGTCGAAAGGGCTTATCCTTTATTCGATAAAATTATTATTGCGATCGGACAGAACTCACAGAAGAAATATATGTTTTCTTTAGAGCAAAGAATGGAATTTATCCGCAAGTCATTTGAAAAATTCCCTAATATCGAAGTGGATCATTTTGAAGGATTAACCGTAGATTACTGTCACAGCAAAAATGTAAATTTCATCTTGCGTGGTCTCCGAAATCCTGCCGATTTTGAATTTGAAAAAGCGATTGCACAAACTAATAGAGAATTGACAAAAGACAATCAGATTGAAACGATATTTTTACTAACATCTTCCGGGAAGTCATTTATCAGCAGCAGTATTGTTCGCGAGATTATTACCTTCAATGGTAATTATGAAATCCTAGTTCCAGAAGCAGTTCGCGTTCAACTTAAAAAATAAATAATTGCAAGTACAGGAAAACTTTACACTAGCCATCGAGATTTTGGGTACGGTTGCTTTTGCAATGTCGGGCAGTTTTGCTGCGATGCAAAAACGATTGGATCCTTTTGGTGTACTCATTATCGCCTTTGTAACTTCCGTTGGAGGCGGGACAATTCGTGATTTATTATTAAATGTTCCGGTTTTCTGGATGCACGACATGGTCATTTGTAGCGTAATTTTCATCACCTGTATCGTGTCGATGATCTTCAAATCGCTAGAGAAAAAATTTAAAGTCACCCTATTCCTGTTTGACAGTTTTGGGTTGGGATTATTTACCATTGTCGGAATTCAAAAAGGAATGAGTGCCGATTTGCATCCTATAATTTGTATCACTTTAGGAACGATCACCGGTTGTTTTGGAGGAATCAGCCGTGATATTTTATTGAACAGAATTCCCTTAATTTTCCGAAAAGAAATTTATGCAACCGCCTGTATTGTTGGCGGCGGAATCTTTATCGCTTTAGTAAATTATACGACGCTTTCTTATGCACTGGTGCAGATTTTCACAATCCTTCTAATCGTTGTTATTAGAACGCTCGCCGTCAAATACCAATGGCAGATTCCGAAGTTTTACGGTATCGATAACAATACGGAAATGTAAAAGATTATGTTTTTTCAGGAGCAAATAGATTTGTGCTTCTTAGAAGTTTCGGTCCCGCTCTCCACTATATCCCGCCGAGGCGGGGATGTCGTTCCGATCGGGGCTAAAATGTCATTCAATTTGTTTTTTCAAAATTCCCCAAAACCATTTCGTGATTCTAACATAAAGAGAATCGCATTTACAACCAGTCTCAAATTAAGAAATAGTACTAATTGTATTTATAAAATGATTTAAAACAACCGTGTCAAAGATTTTAAATTTTGATTGAATTGTTTATTTATTTTATGCCACGAATGCACGAATATTTAATTTTTAATATTCGTGCATTCGTGGCATTGTTTTTTCCAAAATAAGACTAATTAATACTTATAAATAGTGTCATTATTTTCGGCGCTCACTTCTTTCCACAAAAAAAGCCCGAACTAATTCGGACTTCCTTTCATTAACTACCTTAAATAATTGCTCTTCTATTAAGAGAATTTCCCTCTGTTTCGCATATTTGGATTATGCATGTGTTTCTGCATTGATGGCATTTTCAACTGATCTTTCAGCATTTTAATCTGGTCAGTCATCATTCCGGCGGCATCTAATTTCTTAGCTTCTTCCAGTAAGTTTTTCGCTTCTTGGCGTCTTCCTTTTTGCATTGCTCCAGCTGCAATATTCAAAGTGGCCATTGCGCGGTCATGTTTCATATTTAAACCATATTCCAAGGCTTTTCTCATGAATGGCTCTACTTTCGAAGGATTGTCCTGAGCTAAAGTAAGTCCTTGTAAATAATGGAAATAACCATATTGAGTCTTGTGCAATTGTGATTTGTAATTGGTGATTTTAGTCAGCCAACTCGCAGCTTTTACCATATTTTGTTTTCTCAAAAACCAAAATGCCAGTAAGATATATTCGTTTTTGAAAAAAAGTAAAACAGGAATAGCGGATAAAATAACCACCACGATTCCCCAGCCAATATTTCTGTTCATCATCAGGTAAACTCCGAAAGCAATCATTATTGCAGTGATGACGAATTTTATGTATTTATTCATTGTTCAATTTTAGTGGTGCAAAGATAATAATTTGTGTGGAAAATAGAAGTCAACTGTAGAATTCTTAAATTCTAGACTAATTTGACTTTTCTCTCGTAGGTTTGGAAACAGAAATCGAACTCATTATTCTCATCTTTTTCGTGACAAACCTCTTCTATTTTGTTCCAGATTTTTGGACTGATTTTGGGGAAGAAAGTATCCGCTTCTAATTTTGCCTGTACTAAAGTTACTTCTAATTTATCAGTCAAATCCAGTGTTTGTTCGTAGATATTTCCGCCACCGATAATGAAAACTTGTTCGTCAATTTTCTTGGCAAATTTTACGGCTTCTTTTACACTTCCAACAATTAAAATTCCTTCTGCGAACCAGTCTTGTTTTCTACTGACTACAATATTCGTACGGTTGGGAAGTGGTTTGCCAATGCTTTCATAAGTTTTGCGACCCATGATAATTGGATGTTCAGAAGTGAGTTCTTTAAAATGTTTCAAATCTTTTGGAAGATGCCAAAGTAACTGATTGTCTGCACCAATTTCATTGTCTAACCCCATTGCCACAACAATTGTTATCATTTAATTTAAATTTTTACAAATTTAGCACATAATTTGTATATTTGGGTATCACATTAAATTAAAAAAATAATAAACTATGAGAAATAAAGGATGTATGAGCGCCGGAACTATAGGTATTGCTCTTCTTGTCATTGCCGTACTTGTTTTTTTCTGGGGAAAAAATGGCTACAATAATTTTGTTGCTAAAGAACAGACGGTTAATACAAAATGGTCGAATGTTGAAACCGTTTATCAAAAACGTGCGAACTTGATTCCTAATTTGGAACGTACCGTAAAAGCGTATTCGCAATTCGAACAGGAAACTTTAACCAAAGTAATCGAAGCGCGTTCAAAAGCAACTTCAATCACTGTAGATCCAACCAATATGACCGAGCAGGATTTAGCAAAATTTCAGGCAGCGCAGGGAGAATTAAGTGGAGCGTTAAGCAGATTGATGGCGGTAGTAGAAAGTTATCCTAATTTGAAAGCAGACCAACAATACATCAATTTCCAGAGAGAATATACGGCGATTGAAAACAGTATCCGAAGCGAAACCGTTTATTATAACGAAGCTGCTCAGGATTATAATACGTCAATCAAAACGTTCCCAAATAATATTTTGGCCAACTTTACTAATTTCAAAGAAAAACCATACTTCAAAGCGGAAGCAGGTGCTCAAAAAGCGCCAGAAGTTTTTACCAACTAATGAATAGTTTTCTAACAGATTATCAAATGGCTTCTCTTGTAGAAGCCATTCAAACAGCAGAAAATCAGTCCAGCGGGGAAATTAGAATTCATATTGATTCTACGACCGAAGGAAATAATGCAGAGATCGCTTTTGAAGTGTTCAAAAGACTTTGCAAAGATCAGACTGCTGAGAAAAATGCTGTGCTTTTTCATGTGAATTTTGAACAGCAATATCTTACCATTATCGGTGATGAAGGCATTCATAAAAAAGTTCACCAAGATTTCTGGAATAAAATGCATGATGAAATTACCACTGCATTTTCTAAAGGCAAATATTTCGATGGTCTGAAAAAAGCCATTTTAGAAACAGGTATCGAACTGAAAAAACACTTCCCAATTGTGGGCGAAAATCCAAATGAACTTCCCAATGAGATTACGTTCTCGTAACTACTTTTTAGCTTTTCTTTTATTAGGCTTAAATATTATTGTTTTTGCCCAAAAAGTTCCAGAAAAGCCGGCAATACTTTATCCAGTTTATGATCAGGTCGGACTTTTGACTCAAGCTCAGAAAGACGAACTCAATCAAAAATTAATCAAGTTTTCAGATTCAACTTCTACGGAAATTGAAGTGATTATTATTCCAACAACGGGCGGGGAAGATGTGAATTATCTTGCCACAATGTATGGTGAGCAATGGAAAATTGGTCAGAAAGGAATCGATAACGGAATTGTATTCCTGATTGCGACTGAAGATCATACCATGTCAATCCAACAAGGACGTGCGGTGGAGCAATATTTAACTGCTTCGGTTGCCGGACAGATCATGGATTATATCGTGACGCCAAAATTCAAACAAGGATTATGGTACGACGGAATTAACGGTGGTGTAGTTGCTTTGATGGATGCGGTTCAGGGAAAATTTAAACCGATTGCTAAAGATACTTCCAGTGAAAAAGGATTGAGTCCGGGACAAATGGTTATGATTGCATTTTTTGTATTCTTAATCATTAGTTTCTTATTTAAAAATGGCGGCGGCGGTCGTGGCGGCGGCAATAATGATGACGATGACGTGATTCTTTCCCGAAGAGGACGAAGTATTTATCCCGGCGGATTTTTCCCATTCCCAGGCAGTTTCGGCGGCGGCGGATTTGGTGGCGGTTCAGGCGGCGGTGGATTCGGTGGCTTCGGCGGTGGCGGAAGTTTCGGCGGTGGTGGCGCTTCTGGAGGCTGGTAACGTTGTAAGAGCCAAGGTAAAAGTGAAAAGAGCTAAAATGAGAATTTATCTTAATTTAAAATATATTCTTATAATTAAATATTTTACGAATCAATAGGAACGGGCTTTAGCCCGTTTTTTTATTACGGCTAAGTTTTGTTGGCTTTAGCCAAAGCTTATTTTCAGTAATAATGAGACAAACGAATATAATTTGTCTTCTCAATGTTTAACAAAAAAATCAGCCGTAGAATGCTGATTTTAATTTTTAATAAATGAGATTGTTTTTTTTATTGAATAGAAATACTTCCACCACTACTTTCTTTCTTACTAACGATATTCAGATTTCCAGTTTTGGTAATTGCAATTCCTGCTGATGAACTTGCAGATGCGTTTAATTGATTGGAAACCGATAAGCTTACATCTCCAGAACTGGAAGCTTCCACAGTTGCGTTTTCTGCAATCACTTTTTGGGCATTCAAAGTTCCGGAAGAAGAAGCACGGAGATTCGCATTTTTCGTTTTTCCTGAAATGATAATATCTCCGGAAGAACTCACTTTTGATTCTAAATTAATGGCCCAAACTGTTCCTAAATAAGTGCCCGAACTTGATACATCGATTGATAAATCATTAGCTTCCAGATTGCCTTTAATGGTTCCTGAACTTGACACTTCAATGTCGGTTTTGTCCTGCGTGAATTTATCTTTAATGGTAATTGTTGCGGATGAACTGGCTTTAATTGCTGAGAAATCTTTAGCGAAAATTTTTGCAGAAACATTTCTTGATGAAATATTCAATCCTGATTTAAAATGGATGTACAGTTTACCTCCCGAATTTTCTACCAAAACATCATCGATAATATCTGATGGTGCAGTAATCACCACTTTTTCTTCATTGGCTTTTACCACTTCTGCATTAATCGATTGTGCAACTCTAATTTCATCGAAATTCATTTTGTATTCCCGGTCTGTTAAAGCGCCGTTTCCTTCTTTTGGCATAATGTTAAAAGAGAAACCATTATCCGTTGTAGCATTACAGGAGGTTAAAAATAGTGCAGCTGCAAAAGCTGAAATGTAAAGTGTTTTCATAGTTTGATGTATTAGATTTTTATTATGTTAAAGATATATCTAAAAATTAATATCTTTATCCTTTAATAACAATTTACGAATGAAAAATATTACATCTGTTTTTTTAATTTCATCTCTGGCAATGACAACTGCCTGTACTACTATGAAAACAACTGAAAGTTCTCCCACTGAAATTCCCACTCCGGACGCTAATATGGCGAATAATCCGTTTATGAAAAAAAGTTCGCTGCAATACCAAGCACCGGAATTTGATAAAATTAAGGATGAACATTTCAAACCTGCTTTTGATTATGGTATGAAAGTTCAAATGGCAGAAGTTGACCAAATTGCCAATAATTCTGCAGCTCCAACTTTTGAAAATACCATCGTCGCTTTAGAAAATAGTGGTGAAGTTTTGAAAAGAGCGCAATTTGTATTTTATAATCTGACAGGATCGAATACGAACCCGACGTTGCAGAAATTGGAAGAAGAGTACGCACCGATTTTTTCTGCCCTCAGCGATAAAATTCTTTTGAATGAGAAATTGTATGCCAGAATTAAAGCCATAAAAACTGAAGGATTAGGTTCTGAAGAAAAAAGAATGCTGGAATTATATACCACCAATTTCGAAATTGCCGGAGCGAATCTTTCTCCTGAAAATAAAGCGAAGGTTAAAAAAATCAATGAAGAGTTAGCGACGCTTTCTACGCAGTATACAAGTAAATTATTGAATGCGAGAAAAGATGGAGCACTTTTAATTACTGATGTAAAAGAATTGGACGGACTTTCTGCGGATGAAATTGCTGCTGCAGCTGCGGATGCAAAAGAAGCCGGAAAAGTAGGTTATCTTCTTGCTTTGCAAAATACGACGCAACAGCCGATGCTTCAGAATTTGAAAAATAGAGCAACCAGAGAAAAGCTATTCAAAGCATCTTGGTACAGAGCTGAAAAAGGCGATGCCGATGATACGAGAAGTATTCTTGAAAGAGAAGCGAAACTGAGAATGGAAAAAGGACATTTGATGGGCAAAAAATCTTTTGCTGAATGGAAGCTCCAGGATCAAATGGCGAAAACTCCGGAAAATGCAATGAACCTTTTAGCAAGATTAGCAACTCCTGCTGTAGAAACGGCAAAAAGAGAAAGTAACGAAATTCAAAAATTAATCGATCAGCAAAAAGGAGGATTTACGGTTGAGCCGTGGGATTGGAATTTCTATGCTGAACAGGTTAGAAAAGCAAAATACGATTTAGATGAAAATCAAATCAAGCCTTATTTCGAAGTAAGAACTGTTTTGGAGAAAGGAGTGTTCTATGCTGCGGAAAAGTTTTACGGTATTACGTTTAAAGAAAGAAATGATATTCCGGTCTATCATCCTGATGTGAAAGCGTATGAGGTTTTCGATAGAGATGGTAAATCATTAGCCATTTATTATTTGGATTTCTACACCAGAAATAATAAAAACGGTGGAGCGTGGATGAGTAATTTTGTAGAGCAATCTCATTTATTAGGTCAGAAACCTGTAATTGTAAATGTTTTCAATTTCCAGAAACCGGCGGAAGGAAAACCTTCTTTGATTTCTTATGATGACGTTACCACAATGTTCCACGAGTTCGGACATACTTTACACGGATTGTTTGCAGATCAGAAATATATTTCGATTTCAGGAACAAATGTGCCGCGTGATTTTGTAGAATTCCCTTCTCAAATTAATGAGTTCTTCGCGTTGGAACCTTCTGTATTGAAAAATTATGCAATACATTATCAAACCAAAAAACCGATGCCTCAAGCATTAGTTGATAAAATTAAAAAAGCCGGAACTTTTAATCAGGGATATTCTACGACGGAATTAGTTTCTGCTGCAACCATCGATATGGGATGGCATTCTGTAACTGATGCTTCACAGTTTAAACCAACTTTAGAATTTGAAAAAGAGGTGTTGGCGAAATATGGTTTTAACTTAAAAGAAGTTCCGCCAAGATATCATTCTCCATACTTTGCTCACATTTGGGGCGGTGGATATTCAGCAGGATATTACGCATATATGTGGAGTGATATGTTGAATTCTGATGCTTGGGACTGGATCACAACGCATGGTGGAATGACCCGTGAAAATGGAGACCGTTTCCGTAAATACATTTTGTCGGTAGGGAATTCAATGGATTTAAATGAAGCATTTAAAAACTTTACCGGAAGAAATCCCGATTTAAAACCTTTGTTGAAAGATAAAGGATTTATTAAATAGGTCGTAGGATTTAGATAATAGGTATTAAAAAACCGCAGAAATTTCTGCGGTTTTTTTGTTTGGGAAGTTCACGTAAAAGCAATGTTGAATTTTACCATTAAGATTTTGGGTAAAAAGTTAAGAGGATTAAGTTTTCTACGGAAATTAGGTATGCTAAAATAGTTTAGGATTTGGATTATCAAGATTTTATTATTATTAATTTGCGTAATTTTATTCTTGTCAACTTTTTAAAAATATAGAAGATGAAAGATTATAAACCCAAAAATTATAATTCGCTTTCGGCTTATCTGATTGTAGATGATGCAGACGAACTTGCAACACAGCTCAAAAGTATTTTTAATGCTGAGCAGTTGCGCAGAATTGAACACGAAGGAAGAGTGCAACATCTTGAACTCAAAATTGATGATACGGTTTTGATGATGAGCAACAGTGTTCCGGGTTATCCGGCGCAGAAAGTGATGCTTCATTGTTATGTTCCGAATGTGTTTGAGACTTTTGAAAAAGCTTTAGCGAATGGTGCTGAGAAAATTGAGGAACCCAATCAACGTGAGGATGATGATGATATTCGGGGCGCTTTTTGTGATTTGGCTGGAAATTATTGGGCAATTTCTACACAGAAAGACTGAATCATTTCTCGGAAATACAAACCACCTGAACTTCTAGCCCGGATCGAAGAGGAAATCCTGTTATTGCGAAAAAAAACAAATATTTCAACGGATTGCTTCGCTTCACTCGCAATGATCTGTGTTAATATGCAAGTATTTTAACAATAATTTACTTCATATTTTTCTTGTTTCTTTCCGATTTCAAATGCGAGTTTTAATAACTTATTTGCGATAGCGATTTTCACAACACGCTCTGGTTTTCCTTTTGCAATTAATCTTTCATACATGTCTTTGCACGATTTATTCCACCTTTTTGCAGACCAGCTACACATGTATAAAAGTTTCCTTATTTGAGATTTACCCATTTTGCAAATTGAACCTTTTCCTCGCACGCTACTTCCACTTTGATAAATTCTGGGACTAAAACCAACAAATGCAATGAGTTGTTTATAGTTTTCAAATTTCTCAAAATTGTTGGTTGTAGCAATGAGCATTGCAGCAGTTTTCATACCTATTCCTGGAATTGAAGTTAAACATTCTACGCTTTTTGCATAGTTTGCTTTTGCCAATTTTTCGATCAATAATTCCAATTTTTCAATGCTTTTCTTAAGATTTTTTACAGAATTTATCATCTCATTTTCCAAGGTTTTATCCAATAAACCACTGCTTGTAAAAGCTTCTAATTGATTATTACTTTGGTTTATCTGTTTTTGAAGCAGTTGAACACGCGTAAATATTGCCGCATTTTTGATACAACTTCGCTATCTGGAACCCATAATTTTAGATCTTCTGCATTCTTTTGTGCATATTCCGATATGATTCTTGAATCTGCTTTGTCTGTCTTTGCTCGTTTTAATTTTGATTGTGAGTAGCGTTTTATTACCAAAGGGTTTTCTACCAC is a window from the Kaistella flava (ex Peng et al. 2021) genome containing:
- a CDS encoding NYN domain-containing protein, translating into MTDDKLAVLIDADNVPYKNVKEMLEEISKNGTPTIKRIYADWTKPTVSGWKNVLLENAITPIQQYSYTTGKNSSDSALIIDAMDILYSEKVTGFCIVSSDSDFTRLATRLREAGMMVMGFGEKKTPKPFISACDKFIYLEILNDTEDSDKDSEKGSENTVSKKTEKQKRKKEPLSKVDGRTIKLITESINDLGDEDGWTFLGNLGSFIIKKKPDFDPRNFGFPKLLPLIKSIGKIEIDERETGVNNIRHIYVKVK
- a CDS encoding purine-nucleoside phosphorylase, yielding MLEKIKETASFIKNIILDTPDFAIVLGSGLGKLKDEVEPIHILEYPEIPNFPQTTVAGHGGQLIYGILEGKKVLMMSGRFHYYEGHDIQTVVFPFRVFHLLGIKNLILSNAAGGVHPDFNVADVMIINDHINMMPEHPLRGKNIDEMGPRFVDMSEPYNKKMIEVAANVAKDLGIKAHQGCYVALQGPTFETPAEYGMIRAIGGDAVGMSTVPEVIIAKHQGMDCFGISIITDVGGPEIAFTVSHEEVLQAADKAMPNVIKIVKGLVKNYNA
- the lpxK gene encoding tetraacyldisaccharide 4'-kinase — protein: MKRWYLYPFSLGYHLATAIRNVMYDWGIYKSTTFKTPIINVGNLSVGGSGKSPMVMYIADLLSKHYRTGVLSRGYGRVTKGYGITNYDSNYKTVGDEAMQLFERYKNRFVIGVSEERVPGAKKMIGDMDLNVLLLDDAYQHRAIKPGFNILMTDYNDPYFKDFLLPAGDLRESRSGARRAQIIMVSKCPEDLTDEKKQYYISRIKPQHYQKVFFSSIGYDENVYSRNKMLPDNNLDYYDILLITGIANPKPLLKHLARFSQKVKHLKFRDHHNFTDQDIKNIIAEYKKLGEYKLILTTEKDYVRLKTFDYLRDLVYYWPINVNIDRKEDFNQIILDYVRKN
- a CDS encoding D-alanine--D-alanine ligase; amino-acid sequence: MSKKNVAVVMGGYSDEYKVSLKSGQLIFDSLDRDLYNVYKVVILKEEWYFLDDRGEKSSINKADFSVSLSSGFKVKFDACFNIIHGRPGENGELQAYWNTIGQKYTGCDFYQSALTFNKKDTLAVLSKYGIPSAKSIYLRHGEEINEDQIIKELGLPLFVKPNQSGSSLGISKVKQQSELKKALEFAFAEDEEILIESFLDGMEVSVGVVDFNNETIVLGITEIVPFKEFFDYEAKYEGASEEITPARIDDETRKRVEEISKRAYEALGMSGFSRSEFIIMNGIPYMLEMNTNPGFSPASILPQQAKIYGISIKDLCGNEVEKALAKK
- the coaD gene encoding pantetheine-phosphate adenylyltransferase produces the protein MRVAVFPGSFDPITLGHYDIVERAYPLFDKIIIAIGQNSQKKYMFSLEQRMEFIRKSFEKFPNIEVDHFEGLTVDYCHSKNVNFILRGLRNPADFEFEKAIAQTNRELTKDNQIETIFLLTSSGKSFISSSIVREIITFNGNYEILVPEAVRVQLKK
- a CDS encoding trimeric intracellular cation channel family protein, encoding MSGSFAAMQKRLDPFGVLIIAFVTSVGGGTIRDLLLNVPVFWMHDMVICSVIFITCIVSMIFKSLEKKFKVTLFLFDSFGLGLFTIVGIQKGMSADLHPIICITLGTITGCFGGISRDILLNRIPLIFRKEIYATACIVGGGIFIALVNYTTLSYALVQIFTILLIVVIRTLAVKYQWQIPKFYGIDNNTEM
- a CDS encoding DUF2892 domain-containing protein, which encodes MNKYIKFVITAIMIAFGVYLMMNRNIGWGIVVVILSAIPVLLFFKNEYILLAFWFLRKQNMVKAASWLTKITNYKSQLHKTQYGYFHYLQGLTLAQDNPSKVEPFMRKALEYGLNMKHDRAMATLNIAAGAMQKGRRQEAKNLLEEAKKLDAAGMMTDQIKMLKDQLKMPSMQKHMHNPNMRNRGKFS
- a CDS encoding dihydrofolate reductase — encoded protein: MITIVVAMGLDNEIGADNQLLWHLPKDLKHFKELTSEHPIIMGRKTYESIGKPLPNRTNIVVSRKQDWFAEGILIVGSVKEAVKFAKKIDEQVFIIGGGNIYEQTLDLTDKLEVTLVQAKLEADTFFPKISPKIWNKIEEVCHEKDENNEFDFCFQTYERKVKLV
- a CDS encoding LemA family protein encodes the protein MRNKGCMSAGTIGIALLVIAVLVFFWGKNGYNNFVAKEQTVNTKWSNVETVYQKRANLIPNLERTVKAYSQFEQETLTKVIEARSKATSITVDPTNMTEQDLAKFQAAQGELSGALSRLMAVVESYPNLKADQQYINFQREYTAIENSIRSETVYYNEAAQDYNTSIKTFPNNILANFTNFKEKPYFKAEAGAQKAPEVFTN